A segment of the Candidatus Hadarchaeales archaeon genome:
TTGAGCCACTCGCTTTGGTGAAGTATGACATCCGCGAGTCCGGAAACTGCCCGCATGTCCAGGTAAAGCTCTTCGAGCTTCTTCAACTCCGGGAAAAGTTCACGCAGTTTTTCGAGAAGCTCTTTGACCTGCACGTCAAACGGATCCAGACCTCTTGATCTAACACTCTCGCATAGGTCGATTATCCTCTCGATTATTTCTCTTTTTTCCTTCACTTTCATCCGACTACCTCCACTCTGGATACCCCGCCGATTTTCTGCACAGTTATGACGTTTTGGATTCCCTCGACGTTCGTTATCTGTCCTGGCGTGATCAAAACGTACTGCGCTTCTTCATCTCTAGTGACTTCAATGAGGCCACGGAGGAGCTCCTCCCTATTTTTGGGATCTAGATGGGCTTCGAACTCGTCTATTGCGCGGAATGGCGATTTTATCTTTCTCTGGAGGGCGAGCAGGAAGCACATGATCGCAGAGGTTCTTTCACCCCCGCTGTGAACTTGTGCGTCCAGCAGCGTCGGTTCCATTCCCCTAAACCCGACGGATATCTCAAGCCCAGCCCTCTCGATATCTTCTGGATTGGAAATGAAAAGATCTCCGGTTCCTCCGACCCTCTCCAAGAATCTTAAGTAATCTTTTCTGATTTCATCCAGAAGTCCTTCAATCTCTTTTTTCCACCTCTCTTTTCTCAGTTCTAACTCTTCCAAGGCTTTTCTTCTGTTTTCTTCAGCGATCGTTGCCTTCTCCTCAAGATCCTTCACTGTCTGCTGGTAGCTCATGAACATCTTTTCCACGTCGGGTGAGATGTCAGCATAAACGGCGAGCTGTGTGTTAACAGCTCTAAGCTCGTCAAAGACATCCTGGGGTTTTCGTCCGCTCTTTATTCTTTTTCCAACCTTTTCAGCCTCTGCGATGAGCTCCTCCAGCTCTCTCCTGGTTCTCCTGGCCGAGCTTTTCAACTCTGAGAGTTTTTCGGCTAGGATGCTCTTTTTTAGGTCGGAGACAGCCAACTTGATTTTAATCTGCGTCCCCTGATCCCTAGTTTCTCTGATTTTCCTCTTTATTTCAGCGATCTTTTCCTTCAGCCTCTCGATTTCTACCGCTTCCCTACCAATTTTGAGTTCCTTTTCGATTTTTCTAAGCTCAGTCTTATCAGAAATCAGCCTGCCGAGTTTTTCCAGAACCTCCAATCTACCTTCGGCTCTAGCCTGAATTCTTTCACACTCGATTAGCCTGTTGTAACTCGCCTCGAAATCGAGCTCAAGCTTCTCGAGCAATCTGTCACAGGCATCATCCTCCTTTACCAGTTTCTCCATCTCTCTCGAGATCTCTGCTAGCTCCGATTCCTTTTCAGAAATTTCCGTTTCGAGTGACTGTAAGGCTTCCTCTTGCTTTTCGACCTTCGCCCAGGCGTATTCGAGCTCCAGTTCCTTTTTCCTCCTT
Coding sequences within it:
- a CDS encoding AAA family ATPase, with protein sequence MAENSIIKEVILENFMSHVYTRVPLKPGLNLICGPNGAGKSSILLGISVALGQTYTERSRRLGDLIRRGEKLGRVSIVFNNSPQDGKRPIPSIPADTVVLSRYLSRDGNYWHEINNRMVSKGEVLRLLERLSINPENMLIIMHQNMINVFGAVDPTERLRMVEEAVGLREYRERIIEAREKLSHVLSEEQSITAMLEKARETLRYWEKEYERFKRKIELERRKKELELEYAWAKVEKQEEALQSLETEISEKESELAEISREMEKLVKEDDACDRLLEKLELDFEASYNRLIECERIQARAEGRLEVLEKLGRLISDKTELRKIEKELKIGREAVEIERLKEKIAEIKRKIRETRDQGTQIKIKLAVSDLKKSILAEKLSELKSSARRTRRELEELIAEAEKVGKRIKSGRKPQDVFDELRAVNTQLAVYADISPDVEKMFMSYQQTVKDLEEKATIAEENRRKALEELELRKERWKKEIEGLLDEIRKDYLRFLERVGGTGDLFISNPEDIERAGLEISVGFRGMEPTLLDAQVHSGGERTSAIMCFLLALQRKIKSPFRAIDEFEAHLDPKNREELLRGLIEVTRDEEAQYVLITPGQITNVEGIQNVITVQKIGGVSRVEVVG